The nucleotide sequence GTTGCCAACATTATTTCAATCATGAAAAAGGAAGACCGGCCTTACCAGCAAGTTACTCAGGTAAGTTCCAACTATTTTGTGGTTAGCATGAATGATTCGCTTCATCCTTATTTATTGGAAAGGCTTTTGAAAGTAGAGTTTGACAGGAGAAACATTAATGAAGATTTTGAATATGTAATTTACGATTGTTTTACGAGCAAAATAGTCTTCAGCAAGTACATCCCGCATGAAATTAATGAGGTGGCACCTGATCCGATAGAACCGCCCAAATGGGATAAAGACAACCATTATTTTGGAGTTTACTTTCCTCACAAATCCAGGTATCTTCTGAGTGAAATGGGCATTTGGTGGTTTAGTTCGGGCGTATTGCTATTGGTTGTGGCATTTTTTGGGTATTCCATGAGTGTTATTTTGAAGCAGAAAAAGTTAAGTGAAATCCGAAATGACTTCATTAACAACATGACACATGAGTTTAAGACCCCGGTTTCAACAATTAGTATTACCGGAGAAATGTTAGCAAAACCCGGGGTTCAGCAAGATCCAACGCGAATTTCCAGGTATGCCACTATTATTACCGAAGAAACCACCAGGCTACGTAACATGGTTGAACGATTGTTACAAATGTCGGCCTATGACCGTGAGGTAAAGCTAAACCCTGTGGAATTGGATCTGCACGAAATAATTGAACACTCCGTACAAAGCATGGAACTGCTATTAAATGACCGAAATGGTTCCATATCTTGCAAACTTGAAGCACCTAACCACCTGCTTCGAGCCGACAAAGTTCACCTAACTAATGTAATTTATAATCTCTTGGATAATGCTATCAAGTACAGTGTTGAAAACCCGAGGATTGAAATTCAGACTTTTAATTCCAACAAGTACATCCATATTCAAATTAAAGACAATGGAATCGGAATGAGCAAGGATGCACAAAAACACATATTCAACAAATTCTACCGTGTATCAACCGGCAATATTCATAAAGTAAAAGGATTTGGATTGGGATTAAATTATGTAAAACTAATTGCAAAAGCTCATAAGGGATTTGTAAAACTGGTAGAAAGCGTTCCGGGAAAAGGAAGTATTTTTGAAGTAGGGTTAAGAATCGGGGAATAAAAACAAGTGTTTTTGGATGCTAATAAAATTGAACCTCATTTAAGATAGCATTCCCGGTTTTAGGCCCAACGATTATTCTACCGAATCAACCACAACAGTGATATTTTTATCAGAGGATTGAATTACCTTTTCTACTTCGCTAAACCAATCCTTTCCATAACTTAGGTAGAAATTGGCAAAATTATCTCTCCGTTCCTGTAGGCCTGAACCCGGAAAAAGCTTGTCTTTTATTTTCCTAAGCTGACTTACCTGAGTATCCAATCTGGTTTTATTGGCCCGCAACATCTTTGTTTCCAGGTTTTCCATTCCATTCAGCCATTTTTGAACTTCGGCCTTGGCTGTTCCTTCCAGACTTTTATCAACTTTAGATGCCACTTCAACCAACCTTTCCAACCAGGGCTGCACCCCAAGCTTAATTTCGTTTAAATCAATCCCTTCTGAATTATTCAAAACAAACTTCCTGACTAATTCTTCTTCCGGCAAAAACAAATCTTCCACTTCCATTCCCAGCCTCACTAAACGAGCAGCAATACCGGAATCAATCCATACCAAGGAATTTCTTAGCCACAACACCGGAAAGCTTATACTGTTTTGTTCAAACATTTTCCGGTATTGCATCCAATAGGCCAATTCACCTGCACCACCCACATAAGCCACATTGGGTAGAATTTTCTCCTGGTACATGGGTCTCAATACCACGTTGGGACTAAACCGTTCGGGATGGGAATGAATTTCAGCCTTTAATTCATCAGGCGAAAAATGCACATTGGTATTTAAAACG is from Bacteroidia bacterium and encodes:
- a CDS encoding HAMP domain-containing histidine kinase — translated: VANIISIMKKEDRPYQQVTQVSSNYFVVSMNDSLHPYLLERLLKVEFDRRNINEDFEYVIYDCFTSKIVFSKYIPHEINEVAPDPIEPPKWDKDNHYFGVYFPHKSRYLLSEMGIWWFSSGVLLLVVAFFGYSMSVILKQKKLSEIRNDFINNMTHEFKTPVSTISITGEMLAKPGVQQDPTRISRYATIITEETTRLRNMVERLLQMSAYDREVKLNPVELDLHEIIEHSVQSMELLLNDRNGSISCKLEAPNHLLRADKVHLTNVIYNLLDNAIKYSVENPRIEIQTFNSNKYIHIQIKDNGIGMSKDAQKHIFNKFYRVSTGNIHKVKGFGLGLNYVKLIAKAHKGFVKLVESVPGKGSIFEVGLRIGE